In Natronogracilivirga saccharolytica, the following are encoded in one genomic region:
- a CDS encoding glycosyltransferase, with amino-acid sequence MRRILFIINSFRVGGAETQLISLIQELRKHNTDAAVISLYRHEPLADQLSESGIDVHFLNVHSLAGLPSGILKARRIIRQFRPDLIHSHMYHSNLFARLLKVFMPSVRVINTAHNTVEGGSLRYVLYRITSGLAENVSIISRDGEQAHLSRKATPRKKLIYMPNGIDVERFQPQSDKRMEKRRELGADDSFVFLSVGALSEQKNFPNALNAIRKLKDNGYSGFRVFIAGKAPQGTDNDKKLLQLSEELEVKDIVRFLGLRNDIQDLMRAADGYLSSSSWEGMPIVLLEATASGLPVVATDVGDTREIVREGKNGFLVPPKDSESLAGAMMNLLDADDETRQRMGKESRKHAMDKFSIESVAKQWLEVYG; translated from the coding sequence ATGCGTCGCATTCTATTTATTATCAATTCATTCAGAGTAGGCGGAGCCGAGACACAGCTGATCAGCCTGATCCAGGAACTCCGGAAGCACAATACCGATGCCGCCGTAATTTCGCTGTACCGGCACGAACCGCTGGCCGATCAGCTCTCCGAATCCGGCATTGATGTTCATTTTCTGAATGTGCACTCTCTCGCCGGTTTACCGTCCGGCATTCTTAAAGCCCGCCGGATTATCAGGCAATTCCGTCCCGACCTGATCCACAGTCACATGTATCACTCCAACCTTTTCGCTCGGTTGCTGAAAGTCTTCATGCCATCGGTCCGGGTTATAAATACGGCACATAATACAGTTGAAGGTGGATCCCTGCGTTATGTTCTGTACAGGATCACCTCGGGGCTGGCCGAAAACGTCTCCATCATAAGCAGGGACGGCGAGCAGGCACATCTGAGCCGCAAAGCTACACCGCGGAAAAAGCTGATATACATGCCTAATGGCATTGATGTGGAACGCTTTCAGCCACAGTCGGATAAGCGCATGGAAAAGCGCAGGGAACTCGGTGCCGATGACTCATTTGTCTTTCTGTCCGTAGGCGCCCTTTCCGAACAGAAAAACTTCCCGAACGCACTGAATGCCATCAGAAAATTGAAAGACAACGGCTATTCCGGATTTCGCGTCTTTATTGCCGGAAAGGCACCCCAGGGCACGGACAACGACAAAAAACTGCTTCAGCTGTCTGAGGAGCTTGAAGTTAAGGACATCGTGCGGTTTCTCGGCCTGCGAAATGACATACAGGATCTGATGAGAGCGGCGGACGGTTACTTGTCTTCTTCATCCTGGGAAGGCATGCCCATTGTGCTGCTTGAAGCCACCGCATCGGGACTTCCTGTCGTTGCGACCGATGTGGGAGACACGAGGGAAATCGTCAGGGAAGGGAAAAACGGGTTTCTCGTGCCGCCCAAAGACTCTGAGTCGCTGGCCGGGGCAATGATGAACCTGCTGGATGCTGACGATGAAACCAGACAGCGCATGGGCAAAGAATCCCGGAAACACGCCATGGACAAATTCTCCATAGAAAGTGTGGCAAAGCAGTGGCTGGAAGTCTATGGCTGA
- a CDS encoding glycosyltransferase family 4 protein: protein MADILFIAGNTRSLIANRGDLIRQMKQAGHHVSALVPEYDFMPEIETLDIPYRTINLNRSSINPLAACHSRNELARMIRHFNPDKVFAYTIKPVVLGVPAAQKAGVGEIYSMITGMGYLFTGESLKQQILRRVACRMYRKALSGCKRIFFQNPDDVSLFREMQIINGNSPVTMTNGSGVNMDQFTRHPLPDEEQPVTFLMIARLLNDKGIIEFVEAAEKLKRVYGDSIRFQVIGPYDPNLPHAVSRHRYEQWQQNDAVTFIGHKADVRPWLKQCHVYVLPSYREGTPRSVLEAMATGRAVITTDAPGCRETVADGENGFLVPPGQSAPLAEAMEKFMKNPELIGRMSKKSYRRALDKYDVGKVNKVIMEAMNLQTSSDHDSN, encoded by the coding sequence ATGGCTGACATTTTGTTTATCGCAGGTAACACCCGCTCGCTTATCGCAAACAGGGGGGATTTGATCAGGCAGATGAAACAGGCCGGACATCATGTCAGTGCACTTGTCCCGGAATACGACTTCATGCCGGAGATCGAAACCCTGGATATTCCGTACCGGACAATCAACCTGAACCGTTCAAGCATCAATCCGCTCGCAGCCTGCCATAGCCGCAATGAACTCGCCCGGATGATCCGTCATTTCAATCCGGACAAAGTGTTCGCCTACACCATCAAACCGGTGGTGCTCGGAGTTCCGGCAGCACAAAAAGCAGGTGTCGGCGAAATATATTCCATGATCACCGGAATGGGCTATCTTTTTACCGGGGAAAGCCTGAAGCAGCAGATCTTGCGCCGCGTGGCATGCCGGATGTACCGCAAGGCACTCTCAGGCTGCAAAAGGATTTTTTTCCAGAACCCTGATGATGTCTCGCTGTTCCGGGAAATGCAAATCATAAACGGAAACAGTCCGGTCACCATGACCAACGGATCCGGGGTAAATATGGATCAGTTCACCAGACATCCCCTGCCCGACGAAGAACAGCCGGTGACATTTCTGATGATTGCCCGCCTGCTCAATGACAAGGGCATCATTGAATTTGTCGAGGCGGCGGAAAAACTTAAACGGGTCTATGGCGACAGCATCAGGTTCCAGGTCATCGGTCCGTACGACCCGAATCTTCCCCACGCCGTGTCAAGACACCGTTATGAGCAGTGGCAGCAAAATGACGCGGTGACGTTTATCGGACACAAAGCCGACGTAAGGCCCTGGCTCAAACAGTGCCATGTCTATGTCCTGCCTTCCTACCGGGAGGGAACTCCGCGGTCGGTGCTTGAAGCCATGGCGACCGGACGTGCTGTTATTACCACAGACGCCCCGGGATGCCGCGAAACGGTTGCAGATGGCGAAAACGGCTTTCTGGTCCCGCCAGGACAAAGCGCCCCGCTTGCCGAAGCAATGGAAAAGTTTATGAAAAATCCGGAGCTGATTGGCCGGATGAGTAAAAAAAGCTATCGGCGGGCGCTGGATAAATACGATGTAGGGAAGGTGAATAAAGTCATTATGGAAGCAATGAATCTTCAGACATCAAGCGATCATGACAGCAACTGA
- a CDS encoding sugar transferase, with the protein MIKRTIDVLSASAGLLILSPLFLVLALWIKTDSSGPVFFRQKRIGRNKKPFHVYKFRSMTHRDPASINQKQEKVVSSSDDDRITTSGRFLRALSLDELPQLINVVKGDMSLVGPRPVIPEQLEVVPYWFESRFDVRPGITGLAQVMGRRSLSWEEQLGYDMEYVQTFSVWNDIRILILTFWVVLTRKGIYGDESGNWRSYRKEWKQYSKGLPEDTRAT; encoded by the coding sequence ATGATCAAACGAACAATTGACGTGCTTTCGGCTTCTGCCGGACTCCTGATACTTTCGCCGCTGTTTCTGGTGCTGGCGTTGTGGATCAAAACGGACTCCTCCGGACCGGTTTTTTTCAGGCAAAAACGTATCGGCCGGAATAAAAAGCCATTTCACGTCTACAAATTTCGCTCCATGACGCACCGTGATCCGGCATCCATCAACCAGAAACAGGAAAAGGTGGTAAGCTCCTCGGATGATGACCGCATTACCACAAGCGGCCGCTTTTTACGGGCTCTGAGCCTTGACGAACTGCCGCAGCTGATAAACGTGGTGAAAGGGGATATGAGCCTTGTCGGCCCGCGCCCCGTGATTCCCGAACAGCTTGAGGTGGTGCCATACTGGTTCGAGTCCCGGTTTGATGTCCGCCCGGGTATTACCGGACTGGCCCAGGTCATGGGCCGGCGCAGCCTGAGCTGGGAAGAGCAGCTCGGCTACGACATGGAATATGTGCAAACCTTCTCAGTCTGGAATGACATCCGGATTCTGATTCTCACATTTTGGGTCGTTCTGACACGAAAAGGTATTTATGGTGACGAATCCGGAAACTGGCGGTCCTATCGCAAAGAGTGGAAGCAATATTCGAAAGGATTGCCTGAAGATACGCGAGCCACGTAA
- a CDS encoding aldolase/citrate lyase family protein, translating to MIYKFITNNPELARYAVSCGVQRIFVDMEYLGKEERQGHIDSHKARHTLTDLGNVRKAVPDAELMVRINPVHERTPAEVADVLKAGVDVVMLPMFTSAEEVAKAGALISGSARFSLLLETPQALTRLDEILELHDMIDEVHVGLNDLHLGLGLDFMFEVLSGGLVDVIAGKVHKAGIRFGFGGVARTGEGAVPAELVLGEHVRLGSEMVILSRTFHQNARSVEELKSKIDLGKEIEKLDACLNGFKNGDKSLLEDNRQNLIAAVRSVVREKAIA from the coding sequence TTGATCTATAAATTCATCACAAATAATCCGGAGCTGGCCCGGTACGCAGTTTCGTGCGGAGTTCAGCGGATTTTTGTCGACATGGAATACCTGGGCAAGGAGGAGCGTCAGGGCCATATCGACTCCCATAAAGCGCGCCATACACTGACGGATCTCGGGAATGTCCGCAAAGCAGTACCGGATGCTGAACTGATGGTGCGTATCAATCCGGTGCACGAACGAACGCCTGCCGAAGTTGCTGATGTGCTGAAAGCCGGGGTTGATGTTGTCATGCTGCCCATGTTCACATCCGCGGAAGAGGTGGCAAAGGCGGGAGCCCTGATCTCCGGATCCGCCAGATTTTCGCTGCTGCTGGAGACCCCCCAGGCGTTAACCAGACTGGATGAAATTCTGGAACTTCATGACATGATCGATGAGGTGCATGTCGGACTTAATGACCTGCACCTTGGCCTCGGGCTTGATTTCATGTTTGAGGTGCTGTCGGGCGGTTTGGTGGATGTGATCGCCGGAAAGGTACACAAAGCCGGGATCCGGTTCGGATTCGGAGGTGTGGCACGCACAGGAGAGGGAGCTGTTCCCGCCGAACTTGTTTTGGGAGAGCACGTCAGACTGGGTTCTGAAATGGTCATCCTCTCACGTACCTTCCATCAGAATGCCCGAAGTGTTGAAGAATTAAAAAGCAAAATCGACCTCGGGAAGGAAATAGAAAAACTCGACGCCTGTCTGAACGGGTTCAAAAACGGGGACAAATCCCTTCTTGAAGATAACAGGCAGAATCTTATTGCAGCGGTCAGATCCGTGGTCAGGGAAAAAGCCATAGCCTAA
- a CDS encoding D-2-hydroxyacid dehydrogenase yields MQKKALFLQKKHILEDQQAELTALFREYLPGYQPFFASSAGDVSPGDFYHLVITSFHDFFPEVMKKISKPEHLHFTGSGTDKLDDMSQELDLDGVTITNSAGVNAVTIAEHVIAGILTFAKNLHLYRDQQNNKVWKRRWHTEISGQSVTIVGLGSIGMEVARRCRALGLQVTGCVRTMRIYTGIDSLCTLDELPEVASQSDYVVLCVPLTRQTKGLIDRHILGRFKKTAVLVNVSRGEVVDEQALTDALQHYRIKGAVLDVFHQEPLPEDHPFWQLDNVLLTPHVAGTTQHYMRNLFRILHEKLQ; encoded by the coding sequence ATGCAAAAAAAAGCACTTTTTCTCCAGAAGAAGCACATCCTTGAAGACCAGCAGGCTGAGCTGACAGCACTATTCCGGGAATACCTGCCCGGTTACCAACCCTTTTTTGCTTCGTCTGCCGGGGATGTTTCACCCGGGGATTTCTACCACCTTGTGATTACATCCTTCCATGATTTTTTCCCTGAGGTGATGAAGAAAATAAGCAAGCCGGAGCATCTGCATTTCACCGGATCCGGCACCGACAAGCTGGATGATATGTCTCAGGAACTGGACCTGGACGGTGTTACCATCACAAATTCGGCCGGGGTGAACGCCGTAACAATAGCGGAACATGTCATTGCAGGCATCCTCACATTTGCCAAAAACCTGCACTTGTATCGTGATCAGCAAAACAACAAGGTCTGGAAACGGCGCTGGCACACCGAAATCAGCGGACAGTCGGTTACCATCGTCGGACTGGGGAGTATCGGGATGGAGGTGGCCCGCAGATGCAGGGCTCTTGGCCTGCAGGTAACAGGCTGTGTGCGAACCATGCGAATCTATACCGGTATCGACTCTCTTTGCACTCTGGACGAATTGCCGGAGGTTGCATCACAATCAGATTACGTCGTCCTCTGCGTTCCGCTGACCCGGCAAACGAAGGGACTGATTGACCGGCATATTCTCGGCCGGTTTAAAAAAACTGCCGTTCTGGTTAATGTTTCGAGGGGCGAGGTGGTTGATGAACAGGCGCTGACTGATGCCCTTCAGCATTATCGTATAAAAGGTGCTGTGCTGGATGTGTTTCATCAGGAGCCGCTCCCTGAGGATCATCCGTTCTGGCAGCTGGATAATGTGCTGCTGACCCCTCATGTTGCCGGTACGACACAGCACTATATGCGGAATCTCTTTCGCATTTTGCATGAGAAACTTCAGTAA